In Desulfomonile tiedjei DSM 6799, a genomic segment contains:
- a CDS encoding SGNH/GDSL hydrolase family protein has translation MKRVFRGLFRVLKWLLISVVALEVLSFLAIVGSNYILYGHAREGSRAVYDAYTLFLQPHGLRPTAYNSMSEDPEKNRRVWAFGGSTMRGATPLSDRTIPSCVSMLLNSNRNGLHFSVYNCGVNSFNSLLETKYLQKMLINLEPPDVIIFFDGANDVKYFLEHRDPQAHHGYRRVRALIESYYQSWFGLLKPLNAAVYASFTKELYDKIMQVAVPVNVDSPEFASMMDAVEKRYDYINKLASAYGSRFILFWQPTLWVEDCTVAPFVKAGEKNLILDDERWATVRNNFTLPYNKLAERLANKEYFVNFRRILCDRQVPCYQPDGVHLTDDGRLAVADFMTTVLKEKLQLDLPDSIADR, from the coding sequence TTGAAGAGAGTATTTCGAGGGTTGTTCCGGGTTCTTAAATGGCTTCTGATCTCTGTAGTAGCCTTGGAGGTTCTCAGTTTTCTTGCCATTGTCGGAAGCAACTACATTCTGTACGGCCATGCGAGAGAGGGCAGCAGAGCTGTGTACGATGCTTATACTCTATTCTTGCAGCCTCACGGTCTTCGCCCTACAGCGTACAATTCGATGTCCGAAGATCCGGAGAAGAATCGTCGAGTTTGGGCTTTCGGCGGTTCCACCATGAGAGGAGCCACGCCTCTGAGTGACAGGACCATTCCCAGTTGTGTTTCAATGCTGCTCAATTCCAACAGGAACGGATTGCATTTCTCGGTATACAACTGTGGTGTGAACTCGTTCAACTCTCTGCTGGAGACCAAGTATCTGCAGAAGATGCTGATCAACCTCGAACCGCCGGACGTGATCATCTTTTTTGACGGCGCCAATGATGTGAAGTATTTTCTCGAACACAGAGACCCGCAGGCACATCACGGTTACCGGCGTGTCCGTGCGCTCATTGAGAGCTACTACCAGAGCTGGTTCGGATTGCTCAAGCCGTTGAATGCGGCGGTATATGCTTCATTTACCAAAGAGCTTTACGACAAGATTATGCAGGTCGCTGTGCCAGTGAATGTGGATTCACCCGAATTCGCGAGTATGATGGATGCAGTGGAAAAACGGTATGACTATATAAATAAGCTCGCATCAGCGTACGGGTCCCGGTTCATCCTGTTCTGGCAGCCTACGCTCTGGGTTGAGGACTGTACTGTTGCACCATTCGTAAAAGCTGGAGAGAAGAATCTCATCCTTGACGATGAACGATGGGCCACTGTGCGCAACAATTTCACGCTGCCATACAACAAGCTTGCGGAGAGGCTCGCAAACAAAGAGTATTTTGTTAATTTCAGACGAATCCTGTGCGATCGCCAGGTTCCTTGCTATCAGCCTGACGGCGTTCACCTTACCGATGACGGCCGGCTTGCAGTAGCAGACTTCATGACAACGGTCCTCAAAGAGAAGCTTCAGCTCGATCTTCCGGATTCCATTGCCGACAGATGA
- a CDS encoding transglutaminase-like domain-containing protein, whose product MIRQRVLPVFIFAAALMISSCMVNSPSDVPGDKTLLVQGCKSLDKIPFKEAWYGTYFKEDRIGYSHFKIEPDGKNFIIHSDSVTRLTALKKTNEIVLNEKVRVMPDLALLSIDSKVRINGKDMHMIGKLEGKEFRVDIEVDGEKHSRAYKVEGKIHHSSAISLMPIIRGLRDGEKYSFGIFNAEGQELETVQQEINTVPGDPGPNGAVWKIKNHCGRGLVLSWLNNKGLTVLEKGVDGSLITVLEDESSARKFLEKKTSGKDLILDVSRIKVAKTIPHAGKLRYLKAGISGIDSNLLARDHRQDIIVPDSDTGRSGFEITVHVEPDRTRDKRHAADSFSPDDLNPTMVIQSDHPEIVSQAREIVERSDTQYEKIRKLVKWTAENIESKMQDSFTAIAVLRSREGECQAHANLYAALARSLHIPTRIATGIVYSEDVGFLYHAWAESFVDGWLAVDPTLNQVPADPTHIKIASRNHSESAQAILKMVGNLKLDVLDYR is encoded by the coding sequence ATGATACGACAACGAGTCTTACCGGTATTCATCTTCGCTGCTGCACTCATGATTTCATCCTGCATGGTGAATTCGCCTTCGGATGTTCCCGGGGATAAAACACTTCTTGTACAGGGATGCAAAAGTCTCGATAAAATACCTTTCAAAGAAGCCTGGTACGGCACGTATTTCAAAGAAGATAGAATCGGATACAGCCATTTCAAGATCGAGCCGGATGGTAAGAATTTCATCATTCATAGCGATTCGGTCACGCGGCTTACTGCACTGAAAAAGACAAACGAAATCGTCCTGAATGAAAAAGTGCGGGTCATGCCCGATCTTGCGCTTCTGTCCATCGATTCCAAGGTGCGCATAAATGGTAAGGACATGCACATGATCGGCAAGCTTGAAGGTAAAGAATTCCGCGTGGATATCGAGGTGGATGGAGAAAAACACAGCCGTGCATATAAGGTTGAAGGAAAAATCCATCACTCTAGCGCAATTTCCCTCATGCCTATCATAAGAGGTCTCAGGGACGGCGAAAAGTACTCGTTCGGCATTTTCAATGCCGAGGGGCAGGAGCTTGAGACTGTCCAGCAGGAGATAAATACGGTTCCTGGAGATCCTGGACCGAATGGTGCCGTTTGGAAGATAAAGAATCACTGTGGACGAGGTCTTGTCCTGTCCTGGTTGAACAACAAGGGATTGACGGTGTTGGAAAAAGGAGTAGACGGATCGCTCATCACGGTGCTCGAAGATGAGTCCTCCGCTCGGAAATTCCTGGAAAAAAAAACTTCAGGGAAGGACCTGATCCTGGACGTGAGCCGGATAAAGGTCGCTAAGACTATTCCCCACGCAGGAAAACTGCGTTACCTGAAAGCGGGTATATCCGGTATTGATAGCAATCTTCTCGCTCGGGATCATCGGCAGGATATAATTGTGCCTGACAGCGATACCGGTAGGAGCGGATTCGAGATTACCGTCCATGTGGAACCGGATCGCACCAGGGACAAGCGCCATGCTGCAGACTCCTTTTCACCGGACGATCTCAATCCCACCATGGTCATTCAGTCAGATCATCCGGAAATTGTCTCTCAAGCCAGGGAAATAGTCGAACGATCCGATACTCAGTACGAAAAGATTCGTAAACTGGTGAAATGGACTGCAGAAAATATTGAAAGTAAGATGCAGGATTCCTTCACGGCAATTGCTGTGCTGAGAAGCCGGGAAGGCGAATGCCAGGCTCATGCAAATCTATACGCAGCACTGGCCCGGTCTCTGCACATACCGACTCGCATCGCAACAGGTATCGTCTACTCTGAAGACGTCGGATTTCTCTATCATGCCTGGGCTGAATCATTCGTTGACGGCTGGCTCGCGGTGGACCCCACACTCAACCAAGTTCCGGCAGATCCCACGCACATTAAGATTGCCTCTCGAAATCATAGTGAAAGTGCGCAAGCTATACTGAAAATGGTGGGCAACTTAAAATTGGATGTGCTCGATTATCGATAA
- a CDS encoding glycosyltransferase family 4 protein, protein MHSHQSPIKLAVLLQDLEFGGTQRYAVHLLKHLDLNVFEPELWVLRGGKDMLPAAQETGIPIHHMSEDSWVTPRALANLAARLLQKRPHILYTLTVVPNIWGRVFGRILRVPVIVSGYRSLLPRQHEQLLWRFSDTIICNAEMLKKVMVQRFSVDPSRIAVIPNAVDTDYFEPDGDGPTKVGSVLFIGRLVAEKDPLNLLEGFRLAAEEVPDATFVIMGNGSLKADVAQRIEAYSLQNRVRLVPAQSDIRPALRNASVFTLPSASEASPNVVIEAMAMGLPIVGTRVGGIPELIEEGRTGLLVNPGDPRGLADALVSLLANPDKARSMGQAGRERAVARHSLNAMVSRTQEVFLEALQRRSK, encoded by the coding sequence ATGCACTCGCATCAATCCCCCATTAAGCTTGCGGTGTTGCTGCAGGATCTGGAATTCGGCGGCACACAGCGCTATGCTGTCCATCTCCTGAAGCATCTCGATCTGAATGTCTTCGAACCCGAACTCTGGGTGCTGCGCGGCGGCAAAGATATGCTCCCGGCAGCTCAGGAAACGGGTATACCCATTCACCACATGTCTGAAGACTCATGGGTGACTCCCCGTGCTCTTGCGAACCTGGCAGCAAGGCTTCTGCAAAAACGCCCGCACATCCTGTACACGTTAACTGTCGTGCCGAACATATGGGGACGGGTCTTCGGACGCATTCTTCGCGTTCCTGTAATCGTATCCGGTTACCGCAGTCTTTTACCCAGGCAGCATGAACAATTGTTGTGGCGGTTTTCAGATACCATTATCTGTAATGCGGAGATGCTAAAGAAGGTAATGGTACAACGTTTTTCCGTGGACCCTTCGCGGATTGCGGTGATCCCCAATGCCGTGGATACCGATTATTTCGAGCCGGACGGGGATGGACCCACTAAAGTGGGATCTGTCCTCTTCATAGGAAGACTCGTTGCCGAAAAGGACCCGCTCAACCTTCTCGAGGGATTCCGATTGGCTGCTGAAGAAGTTCCTGACGCAACATTCGTAATCATGGGGAACGGGTCTCTCAAAGCAGATGTTGCGCAACGGATCGAGGCATACTCGCTTCAGAATCGGGTTCGGCTCGTGCCCGCCCAATCGGATATCAGGCCTGCTTTGCGGAATGCCTCAGTCTTCACGTTGCCTTCCGCGAGTGAAGCTTCACCGAATGTCGTCATAGAAGCCATGGCAATGGGACTTCCCATTGTGGGCACTCGGGTTGGCGGTATCCCTGAACTCATAGAGGAAGGCCGCACCGGACTATTGGTGAACCCCGGCGATCCTCGAGGTCTTGCCGATGCGCTGGTGAGTCTGCTTGCGAATCCTGACAAAGCGAGATCGATGGGACAGGCAGGTCGTGAGAGAGCTGTGGCCCGTCACTCCCTCAATGCTATGGTGAGCAGGACACAAGAGGTGTTCCTGGAAGCATTGCAGCGGAGAAGCAAGTGA
- a CDS encoding SelT/SelW/SelH family (seleno)protein, with amino-acid sequence MEKCKITYCGMUNYQPRAAGLAKDLEEKLGITSELIRSSGGIFDVEYKGKTIFSKHERHRFPEDNEIVELIKKTI; translated from the coding sequence ATGGAGAAATGCAAGATAACATATTGCGGTATGTGAAACTACCAGCCGCGAGCCGCCGGTCTGGCGAAGGATCTGGAAGAAAAACTCGGTATTACCTCGGAGTTGATCAGATCCAGCGGGGGAATCTTCGATGTGGAGTACAAGGGGAAAACGATTTTCTCGAAACACGAAAGACATCGATTTCCAGAGGACAATGAAATAGTGGAACTCATCAAGAAAACGATATGA
- a CDS encoding (Fe-S)-binding protein yields the protein MTTCEEQIACGDSAQSSTQDSANIQSCLTCGECVSRCFLTDGYPDMNPRKLVRKVVTGKVEEMADSEFIWACTMCGRCTTDCRENLDMEEIVGQLRYNALTRGKAPARLLEGIEKALEFGNNTGVDAEEFVEMAEWMAEEMADEMEDVEEGEIEVPFDVEGAEMLYVPNPREYTSNPAQFQTYLKFFRFTNTNWTLSSRVFDITNWGYYVGDRKFATQLVRNLVEEAERLKVKTLLSTECGHGFKILRKDAESWLGRKPEIEVISIVELAHRYLKEGRLPVKAGSVRETVTYHDPCNVGRKLGIYEEPRELIASVADNFVEVWPNRKYSICCGGGGSVKQNPQMGTKRLEHAQMKRDQILKTGADVVVTSCQSCLSQLGDLQERYEMPVKVKSLIEFLVEAIENGADDD from the coding sequence ATGACTACGTGTGAAGAACAAATAGCCTGCGGTGATTCCGCACAGTCGTCGACTCAAGACAGCGCGAACATTCAATCCTGTTTAACCTGTGGCGAATGCGTTTCACGATGCTTTCTTACGGACGGCTACCCCGACATGAACCCCAGAAAGCTGGTTCGCAAGGTTGTGACGGGTAAAGTCGAAGAAATGGCAGACTCGGAATTCATCTGGGCGTGCACCATGTGCGGAAGGTGTACAACCGATTGCCGCGAAAACCTGGACATGGAAGAGATAGTCGGCCAGCTTCGATATAACGCGCTTACCCGCGGCAAAGCTCCGGCTCGACTGCTCGAAGGAATTGAAAAAGCCCTGGAATTCGGCAACAACACCGGCGTGGATGCAGAAGAATTCGTTGAAATGGCTGAGTGGATGGCCGAAGAAATGGCTGACGAAATGGAAGACGTGGAAGAAGGCGAAATTGAAGTGCCTTTTGACGTTGAAGGCGCAGAGATGCTCTATGTCCCGAATCCTCGCGAGTACACGTCCAACCCGGCTCAATTCCAAACGTACTTGAAATTCTTTAGATTCACGAACACGAACTGGACGCTTTCGTCCCGGGTCTTCGATATAACCAACTGGGGCTACTATGTGGGAGATCGAAAGTTTGCCACGCAGCTCGTCCGCAATCTGGTGGAAGAAGCTGAGCGACTCAAAGTAAAGACACTGTTGTCCACAGAATGCGGTCACGGATTCAAGATTCTTCGCAAAGATGCAGAGAGCTGGTTGGGCAGAAAACCTGAAATCGAGGTAATTTCTATTGTCGAACTTGCCCACCGCTATTTGAAAGAGGGAAGGCTGCCTGTAAAAGCCGGCTCTGTCCGGGAAACCGTCACGTATCACGACCCGTGCAACGTAGGCCGAAAGCTCGGTATTTATGAAGAGCCTAGAGAGTTGATTGCCTCGGTGGCCGATAATTTCGTAGAAGTCTGGCCCAACAGGAAGTATTCGATTTGCTGCGGCGGTGGCGGGAGTGTTAAACAGAACCCCCAGATGGGAACCAAAAGACTCGAGCACGCCCAGATGAAACGCGATCAGATACTCAAGACGGGCGCAGACGTTGTGGTTACCAGTTGTCAAAGTTGTCTCAGCCAGCTCGGTGACCTGCAGGAACGGTACGAAATGCCGGTCAAGGTCAAGTCCCTGATCGAATTCCTTGTCGAAGCCATAGAGAACGGTGCAGATGACGATTAA
- a CDS encoding deoxyguanosinetriphosphate triphosphohydrolase, which yields MIIKRAVQEQRERSFLAGYASLSENNRGRVHPEEECPYRTAFQRDRDRIIHSKAFRRLEYKTQVFAYYEGDHYRTRLTHTLEVAQIARSIAQYLGANEDLTHAIALAHDLGHTPFGHAGEHSLHELMKDSGGFEHNSQSLRVVDYLEARYPEFPGLNLTYETRAGIIRHSTVYDRAPQELIAEFMAEPSPSLEAQIVNLADEIAYNCHDIEDGLRSGFFDESDLAELDIWNRVTLILKERYPCLDKNTFRYQCTRFLIDMLIRDLVKETEERLSSNNYRTSGEITAADSPTAVFSTEMQLWKEQLNKFLHSRFYTHHKIMRMQYKANRLLRDLFQEYVRRPSQLPPPVQERIASEPVRPERIVCDYIAGMTDRFALDEHRKLFLPYEY from the coding sequence ATGATTATAAAACGCGCCGTACAGGAACAGAGAGAAAGATCTTTCCTTGCCGGATATGCATCGCTGTCCGAAAATAATCGGGGTCGCGTGCATCCTGAGGAAGAATGCCCATATCGCACCGCATTCCAGCGGGATCGCGACAGAATTATTCACTCAAAAGCCTTCAGACGCCTGGAATATAAAACACAGGTTTTTGCGTACTACGAAGGCGATCACTATCGCACCCGCTTGACACACACTCTGGAAGTTGCCCAGATCGCACGGAGCATCGCGCAATATCTGGGGGCAAATGAAGATTTGACCCATGCAATCGCTCTGGCGCACGATTTGGGGCACACTCCGTTCGGCCATGCAGGAGAGCATTCCCTTCACGAACTAATGAAGGATAGCGGCGGATTCGAGCATAACAGCCAATCGCTGAGAGTGGTCGATTATCTCGAGGCACGATACCCGGAATTTCCGGGGCTCAATCTCACGTACGAAACCAGAGCGGGTATCATACGGCATTCCACGGTATACGACCGCGCTCCTCAGGAGTTGATTGCAGAATTCATGGCTGAACCGAGTCCTTCACTTGAGGCTCAGATCGTCAATCTAGCGGACGAGATCGCCTACAATTGTCACGATATCGAAGACGGGCTTCGATCGGGTTTTTTTGACGAATCCGACCTGGCCGAACTGGACATATGGAACAGGGTGACACTCATTCTCAAAGAGCGGTATCCCTGCCTGGATAAAAATACCTTTCGTTATCAATGCACGCGATTTTTGATCGACATGTTGATCCGGGATCTGGTGAAGGAAACGGAAGAACGTCTCAGTTCCAATAATTACCGAACCTCCGGGGAGATTACGGCTGCTGACAGCCCTACGGCAGTTTTTTCAACTGAAATGCAGCTCTGGAAAGAACAGCTCAACAAATTCCTGCACAGCAGGTTCTACACGCATCACAAAATAATGAGGATGCAATATAAGGCCAATAGATTATTGAGAGATTTGTTCCAGGAATATGTGAGGCGCCCTTCTCAACTCCCGCCTCCCGTTCAGGAGAGGATCGCATCCGAACCAGTCCGGCCGGAACGGATTGTCTGCGATTATATAGCCGGAATGACGGATCGTTTCGCCCTCGACGAGCACAGGAAGCTCTTCCTGCCGTACGAATATTAG
- a CDS encoding zinc-ribbon domain-containing protein, whose amino-acid sequence MIVQCSACQKKMRVDQSRIPPGEKVKLRCPHCGTVQPYHENSGITAEDKTILRSDPEPIYAQPADDLTIPSDAFHEFRFPSERRNGKLSGSQTSNKSSNSWRRLAFWIAASLGVIILFALIVNIILPGPASQRPGSGLPQWEENAPQDINPARPR is encoded by the coding sequence ATGATAGTCCAGTGCTCTGCATGTCAGAAAAAAATGAGAGTCGACCAAAGCCGTATTCCGCCGGGAGAAAAGGTGAAACTACGGTGCCCTCACTGCGGCACGGTACAGCCCTACCACGAGAACAGCGGAATCACAGCGGAAGACAAGACAATCCTACGCTCGGACCCGGAGCCGATTTACGCTCAGCCGGCGGATGACCTCACAATTCCTTCAGATGCGTTTCACGAGTTCCGTTTTCCTTCCGAACGGAGGAATGGGAAATTGTCAGGTAGCCAGACTTCGAACAAATCGTCCAATAGCTGGAGAAGGCTTGCGTTTTGGATAGCTGCCTCATTGGGCGTCATTATCCTTTTTGCTCTCATTGTGAACATCATCCTGCCTGGCCCGGCATCCCAGCGACCGGGCAGCGGGTTGCCTCAATGGGAAGAAAATGCTCCTCAAGACATAAACCCAGCCCGTCCGAGATAG
- a CDS encoding polysaccharide biosynthesis C-terminal domain-containing protein gives MQRFAHLLSAQGIEAVTSMVFFLYLARLDASVFGEVMYAMAAGSIVMKVVQFGLYYPLVSDLGSASPGEEPEILNRVNVIKFLLLVPSMVVIFGIVFYRGFSLQMGLVIVFVCLGFALEAFAETFFADFRVRGLQDREARARITSSVVSYGFGFGTAALGFSPIVVSLFKLISAGIRTWYGAADYLKDYSARIVSIPNWPMVWKVFSAASVFAVIEILGIIYNKTNIFFLEEAAGVKGVALYSATWNLVDPVSILASEQFLGWVIFPLLATLWWKRRQSVDKLVRSNAQWLMALAFPIMFVLHTESGLMIGLVYGQGYEQAIWMQQYLVWTILISFENNLFSYVMMVAGAAKTLLIFTIAATLLNLVFNLVLVAPLGLEGACLVIILTKLSMMVFTFLYCQIRFRFFGWKDFLFPLLLGIASVVVFVGLEPVVTLHPAVAITLALYSGAVFVLGPRFMGRLPAKKPASNTDSP, from the coding sequence ATGCAGCGATTTGCCCACCTGCTTTCGGCCCAAGGTATCGAGGCAGTCACAAGCATGGTGTTCTTTTTGTACCTTGCCCGGCTGGACGCGTCGGTTTTCGGAGAGGTCATGTACGCCATGGCTGCCGGAAGCATCGTGATGAAAGTCGTGCAATTCGGGCTGTATTATCCGCTCGTATCGGATCTCGGGTCCGCAAGTCCGGGAGAAGAACCGGAAATACTCAATCGCGTAAACGTGATCAAGTTTCTCCTCCTGGTCCCTTCAATGGTGGTAATTTTTGGGATTGTGTTTTACCGCGGTTTTTCTTTGCAGATGGGGCTCGTCATTGTTTTCGTGTGTCTCGGATTCGCCTTGGAAGCGTTTGCAGAGACGTTTTTTGCCGATTTTCGTGTTCGAGGACTCCAGGACAGGGAAGCGCGGGCTCGTATTACTTCATCCGTCGTATCTTATGGATTCGGATTCGGCACTGCAGCATTGGGGTTCAGTCCCATTGTCGTAAGTCTTTTCAAGCTGATTTCTGCAGGCATCCGAACCTGGTACGGCGCGGCTGATTACCTGAAGGATTATTCTGCCAGGATTGTTTCCATTCCGAATTGGCCCATGGTCTGGAAGGTGTTCAGCGCTGCTTCTGTTTTCGCTGTGATCGAGATTCTTGGGATTATTTACAATAAAACCAACATCTTTTTCCTTGAAGAGGCAGCGGGCGTAAAGGGCGTCGCTCTGTACAGCGCAACATGGAATCTGGTTGACCCTGTTTCAATCCTTGCGAGCGAGCAATTCCTTGGCTGGGTCATTTTCCCGCTTCTGGCAACCCTCTGGTGGAAACGCAGGCAAAGTGTCGACAAACTCGTGCGAAGCAATGCTCAATGGTTGATGGCTCTCGCGTTTCCCATCATGTTCGTTCTCCATACGGAAAGCGGACTGATGATCGGTCTCGTGTACGGTCAGGGCTACGAACAGGCAATCTGGATGCAGCAGTACCTTGTGTGGACGATCCTCATCTCTTTCGAGAATAACCTGTTTTCGTATGTAATGATGGTTGCGGGAGCAGCCAAGACGCTCCTGATATTTACTATTGCAGCAACCTTGTTGAACCTGGTTTTCAATCTCGTTCTGGTTGCGCCTCTCGGGTTGGAGGGCGCTTGTCTGGTAATCATTCTCACGAAGCTGTCAATGATGGTGTTTACGTTCTTATACTGCCAGATCCGCTTCCGTTTTTTCGGGTGGAAAGATTTCTTATTTCCCCTTTTGCTGGGTATTGCAAGTGTGGTTGTTTTTGTAGGCTTGGAACCCGTTGTCACGCTGCACCCGGCAGTTGCGATCACTCTCGCACTGTACTCCGGCGCGGTCTTCGTGCTCGGACCCCGTTTTATGGGGAGATTGCCCGCGAAAAAACCGGCATCCAATACCGATTCACCCTAA
- a CDS encoding DNA-methyltransferase — protein MKLDSMCDNSSIPQEYFARNSNRRHAIRLFLGDCLSGMEQILEPGSVDLIVTSPPYNIGVQYGSYNDKIPREAYLKWMGDWGKLVKRVLSPEGSLFLNIGSKPSDPWVPFEVATTLKESLVLQNVIHWIKSIYIENESYGKSTSINVGHFKPINSKRFINDAHEYIFHFTLDGNVALDRLSIGVPYKDTSNVERWKSAGQGVRCRGNNWYIPYPTIQHRVHDRPHPASFPPELVEMCIKVHGANRIQLVLDPFLGIGNTAIACMRMGVGMYGFEIDEEYLAVAKTRLIEASSQTVLQLEK, from the coding sequence ATGAAGCTGGATTCGATGTGCGACAATAGTTCAATTCCTCAAGAGTATTTTGCTCGAAACAGCAATCGACGCCATGCGATAAGATTGTTCCTCGGTGATTGCCTTTCGGGAATGGAACAGATTCTCGAGCCCGGGAGCGTCGATCTTATAGTTACTTCTCCACCCTACAATATTGGGGTCCAGTACGGATCGTATAACGACAAAATCCCGCGTGAAGCATATCTAAAATGGATGGGAGATTGGGGGAAACTGGTCAAGCGAGTGTTGTCGCCAGAGGGTTCGCTGTTCTTGAACATCGGGTCCAAACCGTCCGATCCGTGGGTTCCATTCGAGGTTGCCACAACATTGAAGGAATCTCTTGTCTTGCAGAATGTCATTCACTGGATCAAATCCATTTACATTGAGAACGAAAGCTACGGAAAATCGACATCCATCAATGTGGGTCATTTCAAACCCATCAACAGCAAGCGGTTCATAAACGATGCGCACGAATACATATTTCATTTCACTCTTGACGGCAATGTCGCTTTGGACCGACTCAGCATAGGGGTTCCGTACAAAGACACATCCAATGTGGAACGCTGGAAATCTGCAGGCCAAGGGGTTCGATGTCGGGGTAACAACTGGTATATACCGTACCCGACCATTCAGCATCGCGTTCATGACCGGCCGCATCCTGCGAGTTTCCCTCCGGAACTTGTCGAGATGTGTATCAAGGTGCATGGAGCGAACAGGATTCAGTTAGTATTGGATCCGTTTCTCGGCATCGGCAATACAGCAATTGCTTGCATGCGCATGGGCGTCGGAATGTACGGGTTCGAAATAGATGAAGAGTATCTCGCTGTTGCCAAGACTCGATTGATCGAGGCTTCCTCTCAGACGGTTCTGCAATTAGAAAAGTGA
- a CDS encoding EI24 domain-containing protein, whose amino-acid sequence MSRETIQPSESLANRFTPAPLYVLRGALFLKRNRQLWKYAAAPLVISLIIMGIAYVLLYFGLGRMLGVLPSEEWYWRALYYVVVFVLTIVLTVLFFFFFARVASALSAPFNDLLSQKTEELVTGNYTDTPFSVIGLIKDSSRAIAHSFKLLALYLILLVACLFFLLIPGVGGFLFSACGWLLSAYMLAYEYLGYPMDRYRFSWSAKKKFFRSRLGTIIGFGLGNLITASIPFINLFFIPAAAVGGTLLFLELKGPQQPRSGIE is encoded by the coding sequence ATGAGCCGAGAGACTATTCAACCATCAGAAAGTCTGGCAAATAGATTCACTCCGGCACCGCTCTATGTGCTGAGAGGAGCGCTATTTTTGAAAAGGAATCGGCAGCTGTGGAAGTACGCGGCAGCTCCTCTGGTCATTAGCCTCATCATTATGGGCATTGCATACGTGCTTCTCTATTTTGGACTCGGCAGAATGCTCGGGGTTCTTCCCTCCGAAGAATGGTACTGGCGTGCGCTCTATTACGTGGTAGTTTTTGTTCTTACCATTGTATTGACAGTGCTCTTTTTCTTCTTTTTCGCACGTGTAGCCTCGGCTCTTTCGGCACCCTTCAACGATCTTCTTTCTCAGAAGACAGAGGAGCTCGTCACCGGCAATTATACCGATACTCCATTTTCCGTAATCGGCCTCATCAAAGATTCAAGTCGAGCTATCGCCCACTCCTTTAAACTACTGGCGCTTTATCTCATTCTGCTCGTCGCTTGCCTGTTCTTTCTCCTCATTCCCGGAGTTGGCGGATTTCTCTTTTCCGCGTGTGGATGGCTGCTTTCCGCGTACATGCTGGCCTACGAATATCTCGGATATCCGATGGACAGATACCGTTTCTCCTGGAGTGCGAAGAAGAAGTTTTTCAGGTCGCGCCTTGGCACTATCATCGGATTCGGCCTGGGAAATCTGATAACAGCTTCTATTCCGTTTATTAACCTGTTCTTCATTCCTGCTGCTGCCGTCGGAGGAACGCTCCTGTTCCTGGAACTCAAAGGTCCTCAACAGCCCCGCTCCGGGATCGAGTAA